One genomic segment of Ricinus communis isolate WT05 ecotype wild-type chromosome 3, ASM1957865v1, whole genome shotgun sequence includes these proteins:
- the LOC107262407 gene encoding uncharacterized protein LOC107262407: MPKYVKFLKETLSHNRKLEDLAIVTLNEECSAILQNKLLEKRGPWSFTIPCVIGDLTISNALADLGARINLMSYNLFTKLGLGEMKPIRISIELVDRTVKYSRGTVEDVLVKVGKFIFPIDFMIMDMDGESNIPLILGRPFLAMSRAIIDVCDGKIKLMVGDEIVTFDLNNSMRQSLDHDDTIFSVDLLDDVIDIQLQEILLNDPLRVALQAEDEHELSNESVLEQLAFLLANEPSKNTDKFIEIDRVGAEIEAAIIGTTSP, from the coding sequence ATGCCCAAATATgtgaagttcttaaaggaaacCCTTAGCCACAATAGGAAGTTAGAGGACTTGGCGATCGTGACCTTAaatgaggagtgttcagcTATACTTCAGAACAAATTGCTAGAGAAGCGTGGTCCAtggagttttactatcccttgtgTGATTGGTGATTTGACAATTAGTAATGCTTTAGCTGACTTAGGAGCTAGGATTAATTTAATGTCATACAATTTGTTTACCAAGTTGGGGTTGGGTGAGATGAAACCCATTAGGATAAGCATAGAGTTAGTTGATAGGACTGTTAAGTATTCTAGGGGTACTGTGGAGGATGTACTTGTTAAGGTTggcaaatttatatttcctattGACTttatgatcatggacatggaTGGTGAGAGTaacatacctttaattttagGTCGACCTTTCCTTGCAATGTCTAGGGCTattatagatgtttgtgatgggAAGATTAAACTTATGGTAGGGGATGAAATTGTCActtttgatttgaataattCTATGAGACAGTCCTTAGATCATGATGATACTATATTTTCTGTTGATTTACTTGATGATGTTATTGATATACAGTTGCAGGAAATATTGCTTAATGATCCCTTACGAGTTGCCTTGCAGGCAGaggatgagcatgagctatcCAATGAGAGTGTGTTGGAGCAGCTTGCATTTTTGTTAGCTAATGAACCAAGCAAGAATACTGATAAGTTTATTGAGATTGACAGGGTAGGTGCAGAAATTGAGGCTGCCATTATAGGAACAACAAGTCCTTGA